CGGCGAGGACCCGCGTGGGGTCGCCCGGCACCGGCTCCATGTAGAACGCCTTCGCCTGGGTGGGCCACAGCTCGACGAAGACGGGCTTGTCCGACCTCTCGCCGATCATCGTCTCGTGCGGCGCGCCGAAGTCCTCGCCCCACGTCAGCTCCTCGCCGCGCTCGCGCAGGTAGGCCAGGGCCTCGTCGTAGGTGATGCGCTCGTAGCCGCCCTCGGCCGCGGGGCGCAGCTTGGAGACGTCGCGCCCGAGCATCTCCAGCTCCTGCGCGCGCTCCTCCAGCACGCGGCCCACGAGGTACGAGACGAGCTCCTCCTGCAGCCGCATGTTCCCCTCGTGGTCGAGGAAAGCGACCTCCGGCTCGACCATCCAGAACTCGAGCAGGTGCCGCCTGGTCTTGCTCTTCTCGGCCCTGAACGTCGGCCCGAAGGTGTAGACCTTGCCGAACGCCATCGCGCCCGCCTCGGCGTAGAGCTGGCCAGACTGGGAGAGGTAGGCCTTGTCCTCGTCGAAGAGGTCGATCTCGAACAGGTTCGTCGTGCCCTCGACGGCCGTGGGCATGAACAGCGGCGCGTCGAAGCGCAGGAAGCCGCGCGCGCCGAAGAAGTCGTGGATCGCCCGCTCGACGAGGTCGCGGACGCGCATCACGGCCCACGGCCCGCGGTGGCGGAGGTAGAGGTGGCGGTGCTCGAAGAGGAAGTCGACGCCGTGCTCCTTGGGCGTGATCGGGTAGTCGTTCCCAGGGGCGACGAGCTCGAGGCCCTTCAGGCCGAGCTCGACGCCGCTGGGCGCGCGCGCGTCGGCGCGGACCACGCCGCGCAGGCGCACGCTCGACTCCTGGGTGAGCCCCTTGGCCAGGTCGAAGG
Above is a genomic segment from Trueperaceae bacterium containing:
- the asnS gene encoding asparagine--tRNA ligase; this translates as MSHTPIAELGAHVGEEVAVAGWVTGVRSSGKIAFLQLRDGSGFVQGVVVKGEVPDDAFDLAKGLTQESSVRLRGVVRADARAPSGVELGLKGLELVAPGNDYPITPKEHGVDFLFEHRHLYLRHRGPWAVMRVRDLVERAIHDFFGARGFLRFDAPLFMPTAVEGTTNLFEIDLFDEDKAYLSQSGQLYAEAGAMAFGKVYTFGPTFRAEKSKTRRHLLEFWMVEPEVAFLDHEGNMRLQEELVSYLVGRVLEERAQELEMLGRDVSKLRPAAEGGYERITYDEALAYLRERGEELTWGEDFGAPHETMIGERSDKPVFVELWPTQAKAFYMEPVPGDPTRVLAADLILPEGYGELIGGSQRIHDAALLERRIEEHGLPKEAFGWYLDLRRHGSVPHSGFGIGLERLLTWLVGGHHLREVIPFPRMLTRMYP